A region from the Hypericibacter adhaerens genome encodes:
- a CDS encoding molybdopterin-dependent oxidoreductase has product MVLTIRGNVAQTNAADGARLDMAMLESLPQQELTVHTPWYPQPVTLTGPLLRDVLSLVGATGQELKASAIDDYTVEIPISDTQDYDVIVATKMNGKPMAVRDNGPLFVMYPLDSNPALRTKLILDRCIWQLNAIVVE; this is encoded by the coding sequence GTGGTCCTGACCATCCGCGGCAACGTCGCCCAGACCAATGCAGCCGACGGCGCCCGGCTCGACATGGCGATGCTGGAGAGCCTGCCCCAGCAGGAGCTGACGGTACATACGCCCTGGTATCCGCAGCCCGTGACCTTGACGGGCCCCCTGCTGCGCGACGTCCTCTCTCTGGTCGGCGCGACCGGCCAGGAACTGAAGGCTTCCGCCATCGACGACTACACCGTCGAGATCCCGATCTCCGATACCCAAGACTATGACGTGATCGTGGCGACCAAGATGAATGGCAAGCCGATGGCGGTGCGCGACAACGGGCCGCTCTTCGTGATGTATCCGCTCGACAGCAACCCCGCGCTGCGCACCAAGCTCATCCTCGATCGCTGCATCTGGCAACTCAACGCCATCGTTGTCGAGTAG
- a CDS encoding FMN-binding negative transcriptional regulator has translation MYNPPLFREDDPAVLHALIRAARLCNFVTATPDGPVASPLPMLLDEKEGERGVLYGHLARANPHWKLPPLGEALAIFMGPDAYITPSWYASKQEHGKVVPTWNYAAVHAYGTVEFFEDENRLLDLVTRLTALHEKPRAEPWAVTDAPEAFIRQQLRAIVGIRMPIGRLEGKLKMSQNRSAADRAGVVQGLAASDRATDRAVAGLIPLETDSAT, from the coding sequence ATGTACAACCCGCCCCTTTTCCGCGAGGACGACCCCGCCGTCCTTCATGCGCTGATACGGGCGGCGCGCCTCTGCAACTTCGTCACGGCGACACCCGACGGCCCGGTCGCCTCGCCGCTGCCGATGCTGCTCGACGAGAAGGAAGGCGAGCGGGGCGTGCTCTATGGCCATCTCGCCCGGGCCAATCCCCATTGGAAGCTGCCGCCGCTCGGCGAGGCGCTGGCGATCTTCATGGGCCCGGACGCCTATATCACGCCCTCCTGGTACGCGTCGAAGCAGGAGCATGGCAAGGTGGTGCCGACCTGGAACTACGCGGCCGTGCATGCTTATGGCACCGTCGAGTTCTTCGAGGACGAGAACCGCCTGCTCGATCTCGTGACGAGATTGACGGCGCTTCATGAAAAGCCGCGGGCCGAGCCCTGGGCCGTCACGGACGCGCCGGAGGCCTTCATCCGGCAGCAGCTGCGCGCGATCGTCGGCATCCGCATGCCGATCGGGCGTCTCGAGGGCAAGCTCAAGATGAGCCAGAACCGCAGCGCGGCCGATCGCGCCGGCGTGGTCCAGGGCCTCGCCGCCAGCGACCGGGCGACGGACCGTGCCGTCGCCGGCCTCATTCCGCTCGAGACGGATTCCGCGACCTGA
- the pldA gene encoding 4-pyridoxolactonase, which produces MTDTKVYLLDGGTLVIDGFHAFWNRGPAGELRFPCYAVLIEHKDGRYIFDTGYDHAHVMRVLPFEKPLQTPEQTIPGALAKIGLKPTDINYVINSHYHFDHCGGNKHLSKACTVCHAKELEASTKHQPFEHLGYSDMTFAPQLAKQAGKALPPDEPALDMYTPKFETITGDQEIAKGLWLLETPGHTAGHYSLMVELKNRRPMLFTADACYSQKNMDMNCISSFHLDPTASLKSMHRLKALAEKHNAELFYSHDPDSFPNYVKAPGYYS; this is translated from the coding sequence ATGACGGACACCAAGGTTTACCTGCTCGATGGCGGCACGCTGGTGATCGACGGGTTCCATGCGTTCTGGAACCGGGGCCCCGCGGGCGAGCTTCGCTTCCCCTGCTACGCCGTGCTGATCGAGCATAAGGACGGGCGCTATATCTTCGACACCGGGTACGACCATGCCCATGTGATGCGGGTGCTGCCCTTCGAGAAGCCGTTGCAGACCCCGGAACAGACCATCCCGGGGGCGCTGGCCAAGATCGGGCTCAAGCCGACCGACATCAACTATGTCATCAACTCGCACTATCACTTCGATCATTGCGGCGGAAACAAGCATCTGAGCAAGGCCTGCACCGTCTGCCACGCCAAGGAGCTCGAGGCTTCGACCAAGCATCAGCCCTTCGAGCATCTGGGCTATTCCGACATGACCTTCGCGCCGCAGCTCGCGAAGCAGGCGGGCAAGGCGCTGCCGCCGGACGAGCCCGCGCTCGACATGTACACGCCGAAGTTCGAGACGATCACGGGCGACCAGGAGATCGCCAAGGGCCTCTGGCTGCTCGAGACGCCGGGCCATACCGCCGGCCATTACAGCCTGATGGTCGAGCTGAAGAACCGGCGCCCGATGCTGTTCACGGCCGATGCCTGCTACAGCCAGAAGAACATGGACATGAACTGCATCTCGAGCTTCCACCTCGACCCGACGGCGAGCCTGAAGTCGATGCACCGGCTGAAGGCGCTGGCCGAGAAGCACAATGCCGAGCTGTTCTACAGCCACGATCCCGACAGCTTCCCGAATTACGTCAAGGCGCCGGGCTATTACTCATAG
- a CDS encoding putative B6 ABC transporter permease subunit 1, whose protein sequence is MHSLFTEPFLTALLFGAITAGVPLLFVGLGEQISEKAGVLNIGIEGMMLFGAYAGFVAAFYTGSFALGFVVGGLGGMAVAGLMALLCVRLGMNQIVIGIGLTLGAEGLTALLHHFQFARSYPRLEKAPVLEIPGISEIPVLGPALFHHNLIVYLIVAATFAIGWLYKHSDIGLNLEAAGSKPGALDAAGVSVVATRVGAVLATGFLAGMGGAYLANVGAGLFVPFMTNGAGFIGIVLAMLARGKPYWVLLGALIFGISLAMTTALQVAGLNIPTDVVQMLPFAMVILVLVIFGRHSVLPAALGLPYVRGER, encoded by the coding sequence ATGCACAGCCTCTTCACCGAGCCCTTCCTGACGGCACTCCTCTTCGGCGCGATCACCGCCGGCGTGCCGCTGCTGTTCGTGGGCCTGGGCGAGCAGATCTCCGAGAAGGCCGGCGTGCTCAATATCGGCATCGAGGGCATGATGCTGTTCGGCGCCTATGCGGGCTTCGTCGCCGCCTTCTATACCGGCTCCTTCGCGCTGGGATTCGTGGTGGGCGGGCTGGGCGGGATGGCGGTCGCGGGCCTCATGGCGCTGCTCTGCGTCCGGCTCGGCATGAACCAGATCGTGATCGGCATCGGCCTGACGCTGGGGGCGGAGGGGCTGACGGCGCTGCTGCATCATTTCCAGTTCGCGCGCTCCTATCCGCGCCTGGAGAAGGCGCCGGTGCTGGAGATCCCGGGCATCAGCGAGATCCCGGTGCTGGGACCGGCGCTGTTCCATCACAACCTCATCGTCTATCTGATCGTGGCCGCGACCTTCGCCATCGGCTGGCTCTACAAGCACAGCGACATCGGCCTCAATCTCGAGGCCGCGGGCAGCAAGCCCGGCGCCCTCGATGCGGCCGGCGTCAGCGTGGTGGCGACCCGCGTGGGCGCCGTGCTCGCGACCGGATTCCTCGCCGGCATGGGCGGCGCCTATCTCGCCAATGTGGGCGCCGGCCTCTTCGTGCCCTTCATGACCAACGGCGCCGGCTTCATCGGCATCGTGCTGGCGATGCTGGCGCGCGGCAAACCCTATTGGGTGCTGCTGGGGGCGCTGATCTTCGGCATCAGCCTGGCCATGACCACAGCGCTGCAGGTGGCGGGGCTGAACATCCCGACCGACGTGGTGCAGATGCTGCCCTTCGCCATGGTGATCCTGGTGCTGGTGATCTTCGGCCGGCACAGCGTGCTGCCGGCGGCGCTGGGACTGCCCTATGTCCGGGGCGAGCGCTAG
- a CDS encoding putative B6 ABC transporter permease subunit 2 has translation MSAAPEAARSQGLPPTLMAGRGRAVAAAIARFLLPILLALVVGAVILLLLGTDPLAYYTYVIRRGLFSWLGIQATVTRMAPLLMIAAGLIVAFRAGIWNLGADGQFLLAAVITAALGPALIGSLPDWLTIVICFVVAGLVGAVWSLVPAFLKVRYGINEIISTLMMSFLGISFANVLIKLVFFDPGTTVPQTHTLPVEDRLPRLFGSTIHSGILIALAAVLIVHFVMTRTSFGLKLCVVGANPRAAIHAGLNVGFLTYATFAISAGLVGLGGAVDILGVWGSVRADWNPSFGLLVVPLVFLARFHGLATIAFVMFFAVLQVGGESAAVRLGVPTFYTLVLVALLLIFLALVEYLDYRRQVRTRS, from the coding sequence ATGAGCGCCGCGCCGGAAGCCGCCCGCAGCCAGGGGCTCCCGCCCACGCTGATGGCGGGACGCGGGCGCGCCGTTGCCGCCGCGATCGCGCGCTTCCTGCTGCCGATCCTGCTGGCGCTCGTCGTCGGCGCCGTGATCCTGCTGCTGCTCGGCACCGATCCTTTGGCCTATTACACCTACGTGATCCGGCGCGGGCTCTTCAGCTGGCTGGGGATCCAGGCCACCGTCACCCGCATGGCGCCGCTCCTCATGATCGCGGCGGGGCTCATCGTGGCGTTCCGGGCCGGCATCTGGAACCTGGGGGCCGACGGGCAGTTCCTGCTGGCGGCGGTCATCACCGCGGCGCTGGGGCCGGCGCTCATCGGCAGCCTGCCGGACTGGCTGACGATCGTGATCTGCTTCGTCGTGGCGGGGCTCGTCGGCGCCGTCTGGTCGCTGGTCCCGGCCTTCCTCAAGGTCCGCTACGGCATCAACGAGATCATCAGCACCCTGATGATGAGCTTCCTCGGCATCAGCTTCGCCAATGTGCTGATCAAGCTGGTGTTCTTCGACCCCGGCACGACCGTGCCGCAGACCCACACGCTGCCGGTCGAGGACCGCCTGCCGCGGCTTTTCGGCAGCACCATCCATAGCGGCATCCTGATCGCGCTGGCCGCGGTGCTGATCGTGCATTTCGTCATGACCCGCACCTCTTTCGGCCTGAAGCTCTGCGTGGTGGGCGCCAACCCCCGCGCGGCGATCCATGCGGGCCTCAATGTCGGCTTTCTCACCTACGCCACCTTCGCCATCAGCGCCGGCCTGGTGGGGCTGGGCGGGGCCGTCGACATCCTGGGCGTCTGGGGCTCGGTCCGCGCCGACTGGAACCCGTCCTTCGGCCTCCTGGTGGTGCCGCTGGTGTTCCTGGCGCGGTTCCATGGGCTGGCCACCATCGCCTTCGTGATGTTCTTCGCGGTGCTGCAGGTCGGCGGCGAGAGCGCCGCGGTGCGGCTCGGCGTGCCGACCTTCTATACGCTGGTGCTGGTGGCGCTGCTGCTGATCTTCCTGGCGCTGGTCGAGTATCTCGACTATCGCCGCCAGGTCCGGACCCGGAGCTGA
- a CDS encoding putative B6 ABC transporter ATP-binding protein: MSEATPGTAVSVRNVTKRFPGVVANDDVSIDFLPGEIHVLLGENGAGKSTLIGMLAGMQQPDSGEILVKGRPVRIGSPRGSLDLGIGTVFQHVLLVPTLSVIENLMLGGSRWRLLDRAPVLKRFQELSDLLGVRLDPDALVGRLALGEQQQVEIMRALWRGENVLILDEPTSMLTPQGVQDLGKVMKRLRDKGVAIIFITHKLAEAYEFGDRISVLRLGRVAGQLDKARLKSMTEAQITDEVLRLMFGGQKADSRDAETLLGRGGHLKRQARADRSKPPILAVKGVSTLADRGECPLVEVSFELWPGEVLGVAGVDGNGQKHLAEMLAGQRPAASGSIQFEGRDVTHEGVAQRRRHGFRYITDERLGEGTVGAFSVATNLVVKEIGVPPLWQRGVSRWDLIHGHAREQIKRHDIRTPSERTPIGRLSGGNIQKALLARELNGSSRLAIFNKPTYGLDLHNIRLARDRIAQCAEQGLAVILISNELDELLELSDRIAVMFRGRLSGVVPNEGNAERRIGLLMTGAEAA; encoded by the coding sequence ATGAGTGAGGCGACGCCGGGAACAGCCGTATCGGTGCGGAATGTCACCAAGCGCTTTCCCGGCGTCGTCGCGAACGACGACGTCTCCATCGACTTCCTGCCGGGCGAGATCCATGTGTTGCTCGGCGAGAACGGGGCCGGCAAATCGACCCTGATCGGCATGCTGGCCGGCATGCAGCAGCCCGATTCCGGCGAGATCCTGGTCAAGGGCCGGCCGGTGCGGATCGGATCGCCGCGCGGCAGCCTCGATCTCGGGATCGGCACCGTGTTCCAGCATGTGCTGCTGGTGCCGACGCTCTCCGTCATCGAGAACCTGATGCTGGGCGGCTCGCGCTGGCGCCTGCTCGACCGCGCGCCGGTGCTCAAGCGCTTCCAGGAGCTGTCCGACCTGCTGGGCGTTCGGCTCGATCCCGATGCGCTGGTGGGAAGGCTGGCGCTGGGCGAGCAGCAGCAGGTCGAGATCATGCGCGCCCTCTGGCGCGGCGAGAACGTGCTGATCCTCGACGAGCCCACCTCGATGCTGACGCCCCAGGGCGTCCAGGATCTGGGCAAGGTGATGAAGCGCCTGCGCGACAAGGGCGTCGCCATCATCTTCATCACCCACAAGCTGGCCGAAGCCTACGAGTTCGGCGATCGGATCTCGGTCCTGCGGCTGGGCCGGGTTGCGGGCCAGCTCGACAAGGCGCGGCTCAAATCCATGACCGAGGCGCAGATCACCGACGAGGTGCTCCGGCTCATGTTCGGCGGCCAGAAGGCGGACAGCCGCGATGCCGAGACGCTGCTGGGCCGCGGCGGCCATCTGAAGCGCCAGGCCCGGGCCGACCGTTCGAAGCCGCCGATTCTGGCGGTGAAGGGCGTCTCGACCCTCGCCGACCGCGGCGAATGCCCGCTGGTCGAGGTGAGCTTCGAGCTCTGGCCCGGCGAGGTGCTGGGGGTCGCGGGTGTGGACGGCAACGGCCAGAAGCATCTGGCCGAGATGCTGGCCGGGCAACGGCCGGCCGCGTCGGGCTCGATCCAGTTCGAGGGCCGCGACGTGACCCATGAGGGCGTGGCCCAGCGCCGTCGCCATGGTTTCCGCTACATCACCGACGAGCGGCTGGGCGAGGGCACGGTCGGCGCCTTCTCGGTCGCGACCAATCTCGTGGTCAAGGAGATCGGCGTGCCGCCGCTCTGGCAGCGCGGGGTCAGCCGCTGGGACCTGATCCATGGCCATGCGCGCGAGCAGATCAAGCGCCACGATATCCGCACGCCGTCGGAGCGCACGCCGATCGGCCGGCTCTCGGGCGGCAACATCCAGAAGGCGCTCCTGGCGCGCGAGCTCAACGGCTCGAGCCGGCTGGCGATCTTCAACAAGCCGACCTACGGGCTCGATCTCCACAATATCCGCCTGGCACGCGACCGGATCGCGCAATGCGCCGAGCAGGGCCTGGCGGTGATCCTGATCTCGAACGAGCTCGACGAGCTCCTGGAGCTGTCCGATCGCATCGCCGTGATGTTCCGCGGCCGGCTCAGCGGCGTCGTGCCCAACGAGGGCAATGCCGAGCGCCGGATCGGCCTCCTGATGACCGGAGCCGAGGCGGCATGA